AAGAATTTAGACCACTTTTGATCGACGCTGCTAAGGCCAtgattgaaggatgattttctCGATTTGCTTTGTTTTTTGTGGAAGCAAACTGCACGAGTGATGTTTAAATAGCCACTCAGAAACAAAGAGGAAATAGGAATTTTGCGTGCTGTTTAACCAAAGGATTTCTTGCAGGCTATCGACAATTTCGGTTTCACTATTTCAGTACTCCTCCCACATGTTGACCTACTctcagaaaaaaatgaaaatttgaatgatctattttttggtaaattaactccctaaaatatttaaatcaatttattacctctctttttttttttaacaaagaaaatttgATTAGGATTATCTCTCCGgtccagagatttttgaggtCTGGGGCAAAGCGAAAAAATGTGCCCTCacttcatataaaaaaattatttgtttttacaCGTAAGACattgataaaattatatttagaaaagtacTTCAAACTCAGTAATTTAGAAATACAGAAAaacttatttattttgtatcgaaagaaggaaaccaaaaaacttcAGACTTACAAGTAGATGGATTATGAGTTTTGTCTTCCATATGAACTTTTAAAgttttttgtataaatcatgaggtgttttttcttatttactaacctcgtcaatataagaataaaaaaaataatgatattttcgagtctttaaggatatgtataagtaatgaAAAGGCAccaaattaacctttggatgacacgtcatatgatttgcaaatttggtctaaaaatttagtttacGCATTaccctttgttgaagattagacttgaattggaactaatgtttaaaaataacaacctaCATAGTTACTAGCTAGTaattaaagataaattaataaccaaacaaaaatttgtaaaaattgaaaaaaaaagcatgcacatagcatttcgaacttatgacctctcgttaattttaaatacaaaaatctttgcttctaattaaacttctaatcaattagtcaaattttataaatttatattgttatgaaaagaaatttgtaaaaattgaaatttaaataagcacacatggtgttttgaacccaagacatcctcattaatttcaaacacAAAATTACTGGTTCtaattaaatttctttgtcgttgaaccaaattttataaatttatactcttatgaaaacgtATATAAATATGCCACACTAATAATTTTGGagcccctaatttttttgggccctggacGGTCGCCGTGCCCGCACTGGGCCTATGTCGGCCCTGTCTTATCACCATCCCTTTCTGTTTCCTCTTTTCaccaaccacatcatttggtttacaaaatttagtttaaaaaatttggtcttaTATCCGATTGGTGACACACCAATTATCTCTCAATTTTAGATTTGAAAAAGTTAATTTGCTTTGCCGTTGGATTTGAGATTAAGAAGACGAATTTATCCTCAAATTCGACGGCAAAGTAGATGAATTTCTTCAAATCTCATGGTAAGGGTTAATTGGCTGATTTTAAATAGTTAAGGAGGTTAATGCATCCAAAAAGGATAATGTTATAGATACTGAATTTGTAAGGATAATATtaagaagactaaatttgtaaattaaatgatgtgttacaaataaaaaataagctcgttaatcaacacttaaataataatctaattatcagcaatcacattatttgatttacaaaatttaatttaaaaattcggTCTTATATTCTATTCGTGACAAATAATTTGGTTTTGCAAAAATTTGGTCTCTCCGTATAATTTAATGCTAATTTCACAATTTTGACCCCACAAAATTGACCTCTACGGTGTGATACCCTTTGGCATTTTTCTCAATTCAGTCATGATTTAATGCAAGCTTCAGTGCTTCACAAGGTGGCCTCTCCACACTCAAAGCTCTCTGTTTTAACGACCACCATCGCCACCACCTCCCTCCCAAGATGGCAGCAGACTCCGGCAGCCTTCTCCAAACCCCCGAAACTCATGTCGTTCTTTTACCCAGCTCCCAGATGGGGCACTTGACACCCATGCTACGACTTGCCGCCTTATTACTTGCCCAGAACTACTGCCCACTGAGGCTCACCCTCATCACCGCCCACCCCACCGTCTCCCTCGCCGAGTCAGCTCTCATCTCCCGCTTCCTCTCAGCTTACCACGACCGAGTTACTCACCTCCAGTTCCATCCTTTTTCTATAGACCCTTCCACCGTGAATTCCACCGACCCGTTTTGGATCCAGTTTGAAGTCATCCGCTGCTCCGCTCACCTCCTAACTCCTTTGCTTtccactctctctcctcctgCCTCCGCCCTCATCTACGACATCAGTTTACTCTCCCCCGTCCTCCCCGTCATCCAAACCCTCCCTTATCATCTTCCTGCCTACACCATCATCCCCTCCAACACCAGAATGTACTCTCTCTTGTCATCTCTTTTCACAAATTTGCTTCCTCCATAGCCCAACTCAACGATGACGATGTTCTTCCCATCCCCGGCATTAATCCGCCATTACGCAAATCAACGATTCCTCCATTGCTCTGCGTTCCCAACAGCCTCTTTTCCAATATCTTCATAGAGGACGGTCCGAATCTCCAGAAACTAGCTGGAGTTCTGATTTTCACGTTTGAAGCGCTGGAAGCAGAGGGGCCGGAGGCGATCAGCGGCGGGTCGCCTCCAGTTTTCTCTGTCGGGCCTTTCGTACCCTGCGAATTTGAGAAGCTGCCTGCACATGGGGATGGTGATCAATGCGGCG
The nucleotide sequence above comes from Malus sylvestris chromosome 16, drMalSylv7.2, whole genome shotgun sequence. Encoded proteins:
- the LOC126607801 gene encoding UDP-glycosyltransferase 708G1-like codes for the protein MAADSGSLLQTPETHVVLLPSSQMGHLTPMLRLAALLLAQNYCPLRLTLITAHPTVSLAESALISRFLSAYHDRVTHLQFHPFSIDPSTVNSTDPFWIQFEVIRCSAHLLTPLLSTLSPPASALIYDISLLSPVLPVIQTLPYHLPAYTIIPSNTRILFSNIFIEDGPNLQKLAGVLIFTFEALEAEGPEAISGGSPPVFSVGPFVPCEFEKLPAHGDGDQCGGDPGQPQPFEWLNEQPDGSVVYVAFGSKTALSSEHIREVGDGLEKSRFRFLCVVKEKMVDSEEEGGEGNLVRIEGRGLVVRRWAEQGEILGHRAVGGFLSHSGWNSVVEAAWHGVRDLAWPQNGDQNVVAEVAEICGLGIWEKSWLWSGDREKKLVKGDEIAVKIKELMDSDGCEDRRSG